The following proteins are co-located in the Camelina sativa cultivar DH55 chromosome 12, Cs, whole genome shotgun sequence genome:
- the LOC104732656 gene encoding uncharacterized protein LOC104732656 isoform X2, with protein sequence MSVACGLECVFCVGFSRWIWKRCTHVGSDDSATWTSATPEEFEPIPRISRVILAVYEPDLRNPKISPSLGSFDLNPDWVIKRVTHEKTQGRSPPYIIYVDHNHREIVLAIRGLNLAKESDYKILLDNKLGQKMLGGGFVHRGLLKSAAWVLNQESETLRRVWEENGKEYDLVFAGHSLGSGVAALMAVLVVNTPAMIGCVPRSKIRCFALAPARCMSLNLAVKYADVIFSVILQDDFLPRTATPLEDIFNLPCLLFLVCLRDTFIPEGRKLRDPRRLYAPGRIYHIVERKFCRCGRFPPEVRTAIPVDGRFEHIVLSSNATSDHAILWIEREAEKALQILREKSSETVVTVPPKEKRMERLNTLEKEHKDALERAVSLNIPHAVSTAEEEEECSNGEASAESKTKKKNWDEVVEKLFHRSNSGEFVFNDNVAPER encoded by the exons atgtcagtaGCTTGTGGACTAGAATGCGTATTCTGCGTAGGATTCAGTCGGTGGATATGGAAACGATGCACACACGTAGGCTCCGACGACAGTGCCACATGGACATCAGCAACACCCGAAGAGTTCGAACCAATCCCAAGAATCAGCCGCGTGATCCTCGCCGTCTACGAACCCGATCTCAGAAACCCAAAAATCTCACCTTCACTTGGATCCTTCGATCTAAACCCTGACTGGGTCATCAAACGTGTGACCCACGAAAAAACCCAAGGCAGATCTCCACCTTACATCATCTACGTCGACCACAACCACCGTGAGATCGTACTAGCGATCCGTGGCTTGAACTTAGCTAAAGAGAGCGATTACAAGATTCTTTTGGATAACAAGTTGGGTCAGAAGATGCTCGGTGGTGGGTTTGTGCATCGTGGGCTTTTGAAATCTGCGGCTTGGGTTCTGAATCAAGAGTCTGAGACGCTTAGGAGAGTTTGGGAAGAGAATGGTAAAGAGTACGATTTGGTTTTCGCTGGTCACTCTTTGGGGTCTGGTGTTGCGGCTTTGATGGCGGTTTTGGTTGTGAATACTCCGGCGATGATCGGTTGTGTTCCGAGGAGTAAGATTCGGTGTTTTGCTTTGGCTCCGGCGAGGTGTATGTCTCTTAATCTCGCCGTTAAGTATGCTGACGTCATCTTCTCCGTTATTTTACAg GATGATTTTTTACCAAGAACGGCAACACCATTAGAGGATATATTCAA TTTGCCTTGCTTGTTGTTTCTAGTTTGTTTGAGGGATACGTTTATACCAGAAGGTCGGAAACTAAGAGATCCTAGAAGACTTTATGCTCCTGGTCGAATTTATCATATCGTTGAGCGAAAATTTTGCAG ATGTGGAAGGTTTCCTCCTGAAGTGAGAACAGCGATTCCAGTGGATGGTAGATTTGAACATATTGTATTATCGTCGAATGCAACGTCTGATCATGCTATTCTATGGATTGAAAGAGAAGCAGAAAAGGCATTGCAg ATattgagagagaagagttcAGAGACAGTGGTAACAGTGCcaccaaaagagaagagaatggaGAGGCTAAACACTTTAGAGAAAGAGCACAAAGATGCGTTGGAGAGAGCGGTGAGTCTAAATATCCCACACGCAGTGTCCAccgcggaagaagaagaagaatgcagTAATGGAGAAGCGTCGGCGGagtcaaaaacaaagaagaagaattgggaTGAAGTGGTGGAGAAGCTTTTCCATCGAAGCAATTCTGGAGAATTCGTATTCAACGACAATGTTGCTCCTGAGAGGTAG
- the LOC104732656 gene encoding uncharacterized protein LOC104732656 isoform X1: protein MSVACGLECVFCVGFSRWIWKRCTHVGSDDSATWTSATPEEFEPIPRISRVILAVYEPDLRNPKISPSLGSFDLNPDWVIKRVTHEKTQGRSPPYIIYVDHNHREIVLAIRGLNLAKESDYKILLDNKLGQKMLGGGFVHRGLLKSAAWVLNQESETLRRVWEENGKEYDLVFAGHSLGSGVAALMAVLVVNTPAMIGCVPRSKIRCFALAPARCMSLNLAVKYADVIFSVILQDDFLPRTATPLEDIFKSVFCLPCLLFLVCLRDTFIPEGRKLRDPRRLYAPGRIYHIVERKFCRCGRFPPEVRTAIPVDGRFEHIVLSSNATSDHAILWIEREAEKALQILREKSSETVVTVPPKEKRMERLNTLEKEHKDALERAVSLNIPHAVSTAEEEEECSNGEASAESKTKKKNWDEVVEKLFHRSNSGEFVFNDNVAPER, encoded by the exons atgtcagtaGCTTGTGGACTAGAATGCGTATTCTGCGTAGGATTCAGTCGGTGGATATGGAAACGATGCACACACGTAGGCTCCGACGACAGTGCCACATGGACATCAGCAACACCCGAAGAGTTCGAACCAATCCCAAGAATCAGCCGCGTGATCCTCGCCGTCTACGAACCCGATCTCAGAAACCCAAAAATCTCACCTTCACTTGGATCCTTCGATCTAAACCCTGACTGGGTCATCAAACGTGTGACCCACGAAAAAACCCAAGGCAGATCTCCACCTTACATCATCTACGTCGACCACAACCACCGTGAGATCGTACTAGCGATCCGTGGCTTGAACTTAGCTAAAGAGAGCGATTACAAGATTCTTTTGGATAACAAGTTGGGTCAGAAGATGCTCGGTGGTGGGTTTGTGCATCGTGGGCTTTTGAAATCTGCGGCTTGGGTTCTGAATCAAGAGTCTGAGACGCTTAGGAGAGTTTGGGAAGAGAATGGTAAAGAGTACGATTTGGTTTTCGCTGGTCACTCTTTGGGGTCTGGTGTTGCGGCTTTGATGGCGGTTTTGGTTGTGAATACTCCGGCGATGATCGGTTGTGTTCCGAGGAGTAAGATTCGGTGTTTTGCTTTGGCTCCGGCGAGGTGTATGTCTCTTAATCTCGCCGTTAAGTATGCTGACGTCATCTTCTCCGTTATTTTACAg GATGATTTTTTACCAAGAACGGCAACACCATTAGAGGATATATTCAAGTCCGTATTCTG TTTGCCTTGCTTGTTGTTTCTAGTTTGTTTGAGGGATACGTTTATACCAGAAGGTCGGAAACTAAGAGATCCTAGAAGACTTTATGCTCCTGGTCGAATTTATCATATCGTTGAGCGAAAATTTTGCAG ATGTGGAAGGTTTCCTCCTGAAGTGAGAACAGCGATTCCAGTGGATGGTAGATTTGAACATATTGTATTATCGTCGAATGCAACGTCTGATCATGCTATTCTATGGATTGAAAGAGAAGCAGAAAAGGCATTGCAg ATattgagagagaagagttcAGAGACAGTGGTAACAGTGCcaccaaaagagaagagaatggaGAGGCTAAACACTTTAGAGAAAGAGCACAAAGATGCGTTGGAGAGAGCGGTGAGTCTAAATATCCCACACGCAGTGTCCAccgcggaagaagaagaagaatgcagTAATGGAGAAGCGTCGGCGGagtcaaaaacaaagaagaagaattgggaTGAAGTGGTGGAGAAGCTTTTCCATCGAAGCAATTCTGGAGAATTCGTATTCAACGACAATGTTGCTCCTGAGAGGTAG
- the LOC104732657 gene encoding THO complex subunit 4D, whose protein sequence is MSGALNMTLDEIVKRGKTARSGGRGNSRGRGRGGGRGSGSNGFLGGGRGAGPARRGPLAVIAHPSSFSINKPVRRVRSLPWQNGLFEDGLRAAGVSGVEAGTRLHVTNLDQGVTNEDIRELFSEIGELERYAIHYDKNGRPSGTAEVVYPRRSDAIQALKKYNNVLLDGRPMRLEILGGNKSDASLSGRVNVNVTGLNGRLKRTVVIQQGGGRGRIRGGRGGRGPAPTVSRRLPIHNNQQGGGMRGGRGGFRSRGGRGGGGRGRGGGKGNGKKPVEKSAADLDKDLESYHADAMNIS, encoded by the exons ATGTCGGGAGCATTGAATATGACTCTTGATGAGATTGTTAAGAGGGGTAAGACTGCAAGGTCTGGGGGAAGAGGGAATtcacgtggtcgtggtcgtggtggtgGCCGTGGTAGTGGATCAAATGGTTTTCTTGGTGGTGGAAGAGGAGCTGGACCTGCTCGAAGAGGTCCTCTTGCTGTGATAGCTCACCCATCATCTTTCTCCATTAACAAG CCTGTCCGTAGGGTCAGGAGCTTGCCATGGCAAAACGGTTTGTTTGAAGATGGCCTAAGAGCTGCTGGGGTATCAGGAGTTGAAGCTGGAACCAGGCTCCATGTTACAAATCTGGACCAGGGTGTGACAAATGAAGATATAAGG GAACTCTTCTCTGAGATTGGGGAGTTAGAGCGTTATGCCATTCATTACGACAAGAATGGGCGTCCAAGT GGCACAGCTGAAGTGGTATATCCAAGAAGAAGTGATGCAATTCAAGCTCTAAAGAAGTACAACAATGTATTATTGGATGGAAGACCAATGAGACTTGAGATTTTGGGTGGCAACAAGTCTGATGCTTCTTTATCAGGTCGTGTGAATGTGAATGTCACTGGACTCAACGGAAGGCTGAAGAGGACTGTTGTTATCCA ACAAGGAGGAGGGAGAGGAAGAATTAGAGGAgggagaggaggaagaggtcCAGCTCCTACTGTCAGTCGCCGCCTTCCAAT TCATAATAACCAGCAAGGAGGAGGGATGAGAGGAGGAAGAGGCGGGTTCCGTAGTAGAGGAGGGCGTGGTGGTGGTGGCCGTGGTCGCGGTGGTGGCAAAGGAAACGGAAAGAAGCCAGTAGAGAAGTCAGCTGCTGATCTTGACAAGGATCTTGAGAGCTATCACGCAGATGCCATGAACATCTCTTAA
- the LOC104732659 gene encoding uncharacterized protein LOC104732659 — protein sequence MASAGEFCEGDIDGKMFFLYNFLSQTESSTSSSSPSSGESAINLGAIDLPSQPLFLCPSLRFKVEELKREDKFSKSFIPFTTSPHFPSPRRTNQQVKYLLGSHSPDDDNCKLPVVPLFWCNNKESDYNQFSCGACQSSNLGTNYYFCVTCHRMFHKECVESPLEINHPSYPFRPLQLVSPPYISIVDIVACRTCNLLYNLSYDSPTYKLTLDPVCAMKSITFVIDHPKQHLHPLTFFPKQAFLPCNVCGLIKEYIPTYACLRCVFVVHQDCIYFPHVIKISRHHHRISFISSLPYGKWFCGVCRREVDKNYGAFTCNKCSDYFVHTRCALRRDLWDGEDLDGVPEEDEIIVEPFETIADGRIIHFSHSHYLKISEVYEEDKCCQACVLPIYEGNYYSCIDQCEFFLHETCANSPRKIHHPLHPRPLTLKVVANENYEGYGPFRCDLCGRESCGFVYESLVAVGEWSYKLDLRCASVSEPFEYQGHDHPLFLALSREEELSTMCQVCQEVTFERKENRKLNCIECDYIICFRCATLPFKARYKHDKHFLTFWKVKEASDHSGWCEVCERKIVYSRKGGFYACDDCCTTIHVDCLLGEDMYMKHGESIKISGKQFQILRNSMTRPFCHERYGEEHRCPQKVVFKLENKTFCSLRCS from the coding sequence ATGGCCTCAGCCGGTGAATTTTGTGAGGGAGATATTGATGggaaaatgtttttcttatacAATTTCTTATCTCAAACAGAGagctcaacttcttcttcttctccatcttcggGCGAATCAGCCATTAATTTAGGGGCCATCGACCTCCCTAGTCAACCTCTTTTTCTCTGTCCTTCTTTACGTTTCAAAGTTGAAGAGTTAAAACGAGAGGATAAATTTTCGAAAAGCTTTATCCCGTTCACTACTTCTCCTCACTTCCCTAGTCCAAGACGCACTAATCAACAAGTCAAGTATTTGCTTGGTTCTCATAGCCCCGACGACGACAATTGTAAGCTCCCTGTTGTCCCTCTCTTTTGGTGTAATAATAAAGAGTCTGACTATAACCAGTTCAGTTGCGGAGCATGCCAAAGTTCCAATCTTGGCACAAACTATTATTTTTGTGTCACATGTCATAGAATGTTCCACAAAGAATGTGTGGAGTCTCCACTTGAGATCAATCACCCTTCGTATCCTTTTCGACCTCTTCAACTTGTCAGTCCTCCATACATTAGCATTGTTGACATTGTGGCTTGTAGGACTTGCAATTTACTCTATAACTTAAGTTATGATAGTCCTACCTACAAGCTTACTTTGGATCCGGTTTGTGCAATGAAGTCAATAACTTTCGTTATAGACCACCcaaaacaacatcttcatcctCTCACCTTTTTCCCCAAACAAGCATTTCTCCCGTGCAATGTTTGTGGCCTGATTAAAGAATATATTCCCACCTATGCTTGTCTTCGATGTGTCTTCGTAGTCCATCAAGATTGCATTTATTTTccacatgtcataaaaatatctCGTCACCACCACCGTAtctcttttatctcttctcttccatACGGAAAATGGTTTTGTGGAGTCTGTCGTCGAGAGGTTGATAAGAATTATGGTGCGTTTACTTGTAACAAGTGCAGTGATTATTTTGTCCATACAAGATGTGCATTGCGTAGAGACTTGTGGGATGGAGAGGATCTCGATGGAGTacctgaagaagatgagatcaTTGTCGAGCCATTTGAGACGATAGCTGATGGAAGAATAATCCATTTCTCTCATAGTCATTATCTGAAGATTAGTGAAGTTTATGAAGAAGACAAGTGTTGTCAAGCTTGCGTCCTTCCAATCTACGAGGGTAATTATTATTCGTGTATAGATCAATGTGAATTTTTCCTCCATGAAACATGTGCGAATTCTCCTCGCAAGATACATCATCCGTTGCATCCTCGACCACTAACGCTAAAGGTAGTCGCTAATGAAAATTATGAGGGTTATGGTCCCTTCAGATGTGATCTTTGTGGACGTGAAAGTTGTGGTTTCGTCTATGAAAGTCTTGTAGCAGTAGGAGAGTGGAGTTACAAACTAGACCTACGGTGTGCCTCGGTTTCTGAACCATTTGAATATCAAGGTCACGACCATCCTTTATTCCTAGCTTTATCGCGAGAAGAAGAATTATCAACAATGTGTCAAGTCTGCCAAGAAGTcacttttgaaagaaaagagaatcgAAAACTAAATTGCATCGAATGcgattatattatatgttttaggTGTGCTACCTTACCATTCAAGGCAAGGTATAAGCATGACAAACATTTCCTCACATTTTGGAAGGTGAAAGAGGCAAGTGATCATTCCGGCTGGTGCGAGGTATGCgaaagaaaaatagtatattCAAGAAAAGGTGGGTTTTATGCGTGCGATGACTGCTGCACCACTATCCATGTTGATTGTTTGCTTGGGGAGGACATGTATATGAAACATGGTGAAAGCATAAAGATTTCTGGGAAGCAGTTTCAAATTCTTCGCAACAGTATGACTCGGCCATTTTGTCATGAACGTTACGGTGAAGAACACCGTTGTCCACAAAAAGtagtttttaaattagaaaacaagACATTTTGTTCTTTACGTTGTTCATAA